One Bradyrhizobium sp. ISRA464 genomic window carries:
- a CDS encoding DEAD/DEAH box helicase: MNVFDLDSALVRDYERFARSFTKIRAKDIREQVESLYSSDRFWPDPLISINPRFERGESVRKLVREGTLHESTARVFSIDGTGITLHRHQAQSVAKSAAGQSFVVTTGTGSGKSLCFFIPVIDAAIRARATGEAPRTRAIVIYPMNALANSQREELDKFLKQSGLPDHLRPTFARYTGQESQEEREQIRDAKPDILLTNFMMLELLMTRQNQLDRAVIANAHGLNFIVLDELHTYRGRQGADVAMLVRRVRDRLCPDEAPICIGTSATMATEGDDAERAKVVANVASRLFGTKITPDAVIGESLERCTDPTLKPAALKDALVNAILSDLPPTLDDDALCRHPLAVWTELEVGLEDGQRLSRRQPITVTEAAKRLSKQTGCDETRCRSQLQAFLILASRPAHERGGTGERAFMAFKLHRFISGAGHVYATLRGAGQRRVTLDGQQFDPGDKDARLYQTFFCRRCGQEHHPVALTIADGIAHVLPRDIDDTPLDDSAVAERPGYLMPVPEKDDDFIFNGDLDGYPEDWLDLDRGGAPKLRKDRRAFAPEPLTVDASGVVGSAGQASWFMPGKFRFCPACKHQPPSQAREINKLAGLSAEGRSSATTLLVSSTIRWMHKHGVLKKHSRKLLGFTDNRQDAALQAGHFNDFLFVAQLRAAIFAAVRNTGCAGLSEADFGRHVQAALGFTAANHERRQEWMLDPQSKGVAPLNAEQTLSRVLAYRVWADQRRGWRFTNPNLEELGLVRAEYLSIDELATDDAAFAESPPELRNAPAEKRKEALTDLLTYMRQGLAITADSLDPGSVETVGNAARQALRDPWSISAQETPRIAASLIIDAPKRAEVGVRGEPLIVRAGPRSRLARQMSRAGLWGKRLDQKTYLDVIRALLGAASQYGLVANVATPFEVEGWRLKADAIRLVAGDGTLDGRVVNSYFVELYTTLADSLVAKSHALFGIEGREHTAQVDQNRREWREWRFRYGEDDKAKLAESKDELRLAGEPDVFLPVLFCSPTMELGIDISALNAVYLRNMPPTPANYAQRSGRAGRSGQAALVVTYCSAQGPHDQYYFGKREAMVSGIVRPPAIELANRQLIESHLHAVWLAESAQELQADIPHVLDLTNAALPVQPDIAQAFADPKLTERATNSMQRVLDSVKGELTNEAAPWAADRAAFAKGTAALASNSFSDAFERWRQLYLGARAQLLEANRRSEMHGLSPAERKEAKTQQAQANEQLALLERGAASNGSDFYTYRYLATEGFLPGYNFPRLPLYAYVPAAGQGSRAAYLQRARFIAISEFGPRSLIYHEGRAYRVWKAKLPPGTRTEDGSRLATTAVFICDECGASHANEMEKCHACGGSMVGVHPIRNVLRIDNVETKAAERITANDEDRQRQGFEIQTIFAWSQRDAGFDVVPAIAGDSADPVARLSYAPGASISRLNKGLRRRKEKTIFGFGIDPATGRWTGSPVDDDPDADPDEPVKQRVVPIVQDHKNALLLRVGDGPLSEGAMTTLQHALARGLEIVFQLEEGEIQTEPVPSRENRRGILAFEATEGGAGVLGRLTSDRDALAKVARAALDLMHYRRIPRAIEATDPSLLEEVDNANCVKGCYRCLLSYYNQPDHELIDRTDKDVLSVVLKIAASEVAIAPWAATSDAAAGAGNAEWRAAFNRWGLPTPDGPPLTVDGITLPLTWPAHLAAASIGPIDDKTRMAAEQLGYAVATLPAEPGEQPPAELVALLGATT, from the coding sequence GTGAACGTATTCGATCTCGATAGTGCTTTAGTCCGAGATTACGAGCGGTTTGCTCGGTCTTTCACAAAAATTCGTGCAAAGGACATTCGCGAACAGGTTGAAAGCCTTTATTCAAGCGATCGCTTCTGGCCTGACCCGCTCATCAGCATTAATCCCCGGTTCGAACGCGGCGAATCGGTGCGCAAGCTTGTTCGCGAGGGCACACTTCACGAATCGACGGCACGCGTATTCAGCATCGACGGGACAGGCATAACGCTCCACCGCCACCAAGCGCAGTCGGTGGCGAAGTCCGCAGCCGGCCAGAGCTTTGTCGTCACAACGGGTACCGGATCAGGCAAGTCCCTCTGCTTTTTCATTCCAGTTATCGACGCGGCGATCCGCGCCCGCGCGACCGGCGAGGCCCCCCGCACCCGCGCAATCGTGATTTATCCCATGAACGCTCTGGCTAACAGCCAGCGCGAGGAACTGGACAAATTCCTCAAACAGTCTGGTTTGCCGGACCATCTCCGGCCGACGTTCGCCCGCTACACCGGGCAAGAGAGCCAAGAAGAGCGCGAGCAAATCCGGGACGCTAAGCCGGACATTCTTCTGACCAACTTCATGATGCTCGAGCTGCTGATGACGCGCCAGAATCAGCTTGACCGGGCTGTGATCGCGAATGCGCATGGGCTCAATTTCATAGTGCTGGACGAGCTTCACACGTATCGCGGTCGGCAAGGTGCCGACGTTGCTATGCTGGTCCGTCGCGTAAGAGACAGGTTGTGTCCTGATGAAGCCCCGATCTGCATCGGCACATCGGCAACGATGGCGACTGAAGGCGATGATGCCGAGCGAGCGAAAGTGGTCGCGAATGTTGCGTCTCGACTGTTCGGAACGAAGATCACGCCTGATGCCGTAATCGGGGAGAGTTTAGAGCGATGCACTGATCCAACGCTGAAACCGGCAGCTCTCAAGGATGCCCTGGTCAACGCGATCTTATCAGACCTCCCGCCAACTTTGGACGATGACGCTCTCTGTCGGCATCCGCTTGCGGTCTGGACCGAGCTCGAAGTTGGCTTGGAAGATGGTCAGCGGCTGTCCCGTCGTCAGCCCATCACCGTAACCGAGGCAGCAAAACGACTTAGCAAACAGACGGGTTGCGATGAAACGCGCTGCAGATCGCAGCTACAGGCATTCCTAATTCTGGCCAGCCGTCCAGCCCATGAGCGTGGCGGCACCGGTGAACGTGCCTTTATGGCGTTCAAGCTGCACCGGTTCATCTCAGGGGCCGGCCACGTCTATGCGACGTTGCGTGGTGCTGGCCAGCGGCGAGTCACCCTGGACGGACAACAGTTCGATCCGGGGGACAAGGATGCGCGGCTCTATCAGACCTTCTTCTGCCGACGATGCGGTCAGGAGCACCATCCGGTCGCTCTAACTATTGCAGACGGCATTGCTCACGTCCTTCCTCGGGACATTGACGACACGCCACTCGATGATTCCGCTGTCGCAGAACGGCCCGGTTACCTGATGCCGGTCCCGGAGAAGGATGATGACTTCATCTTCAACGGCGATCTCGATGGTTATCCCGAGGATTGGCTCGACTTAGACCGCGGTGGAGCGCCCAAGCTTCGCAAGGACCGTAGGGCGTTTGCACCCGAGCCATTGACAGTTGACGCCTCTGGTGTTGTCGGTTCGGCTGGACAGGCGTCCTGGTTCATGCCGGGAAAGTTCCGTTTCTGTCCGGCGTGCAAGCATCAGCCACCTAGCCAGGCCCGTGAGATCAACAAGCTTGCCGGTCTTTCTGCCGAAGGTCGAAGCTCAGCAACTACTCTTCTCGTGTCCAGCACCATACGCTGGATGCACAAACATGGCGTCCTGAAGAAGCACAGCCGCAAGCTACTGGGCTTCACCGATAACCGGCAGGATGCGGCGCTGCAGGCGGGCCATTTCAACGACTTCTTGTTTGTCGCACAACTGCGCGCGGCCATTTTTGCGGCAGTCCGGAACACCGGTTGTGCAGGTCTGAGCGAAGCAGATTTCGGCCGGCATGTGCAGGCAGCCCTTGGCTTCACGGCCGCCAATCATGAACGTCGACAGGAGTGGATGCTAGACCCTCAAAGCAAAGGTGTGGCTCCGCTCAACGCGGAGCAAACGCTTTCCCGGGTGCTGGCCTACCGGGTTTGGGCCGACCAGCGGCGCGGTTGGCGCTTTACAAACCCCAATCTGGAAGAGCTGGGCCTCGTCCGCGCAGAGTACCTCTCCATCGATGAACTCGCTACCGACGACGCGGCATTTGCAGAGTCCCCACCTGAGCTCCGGAACGCGCCAGCGGAAAAGCGCAAAGAGGCACTGACGGACCTCCTCACTTACATGCGCCAGGGCCTTGCCATCACCGCCGACTCACTCGACCCCGGATCTGTAGAGACAGTGGGCAATGCTGCGCGTCAAGCCCTGCGTGATCCCTGGTCTATTTCCGCCCAGGAAACCCCAAGGATCGCAGCTTCGCTGATCATCGATGCTCCAAAGAGAGCTGAAGTTGGCGTACGCGGCGAACCGCTGATCGTGCGTGCGGGACCGCGCAGTCGGTTAGCGCGACAGATGAGCCGTGCTGGACTCTGGGGCAAACGTCTCGATCAGAAGACGTACCTTGATGTAATCAGGGCGCTCTTGGGAGCTGCATCACAGTACGGACTTGTGGCCAACGTGGCCACGCCGTTTGAGGTTGAAGGCTGGAGACTGAAGGCGGACGCAATCAGGCTCGTTGCGGGCGATGGGACGCTCGACGGTCGCGTCGTAAACTCCTACTTCGTCGAGCTATACACCACGCTCGCGGATTCACTCGTTGCTAAGAGCCATGCCTTATTCGGGATCGAAGGACGCGAACACACTGCACAAGTTGATCAGAACCGACGCGAGTGGCGCGAGTGGCGATTTCGTTACGGAGAGGACGATAAGGCCAAGCTCGCGGAGAGCAAGGACGAACTCCGCTTGGCCGGAGAGCCGGACGTGTTTCTTCCCGTCCTATTCTGTTCGCCGACGATGGAGCTCGGCATCGACATATCGGCCCTAAACGCCGTGTACCTGCGTAACATGCCGCCGACGCCGGCGAACTATGCCCAGCGCAGCGGACGTGCCGGACGATCCGGCCAGGCTGCGCTCGTCGTGACATATTGCTCCGCCCAAGGCCCCCACGACCAGTACTACTTCGGCAAAAGAGAGGCGATGGTAAGCGGAATCGTGCGGCCGCCTGCGATTGAACTTGCTAATCGCCAACTCATTGAATCTCATCTCCATGCCGTATGGCTTGCAGAGTCAGCACAGGAGCTGCAAGCCGACATTCCGCATGTACTTGACCTCACCAACGCCGCGCTGCCGGTTCAGCCTGACATCGCACAAGCTTTCGCCGACCCGAAACTGACCGAGCGCGCTACCAATTCAATGCAGCGAGTGCTCGACAGCGTGAAAGGCGAACTCACGAACGAGGCCGCGCCCTGGGCGGCCGACCGCGCAGCCTTTGCGAAAGGCACAGCGGCGCTTGCTTCAAATAGCTTCTCGGACGCATTCGAAAGATGGAGGCAATTGTATTTGGGGGCGCGTGCGCAATTGCTGGAAGCCAATCGCCGCTCAGAAATGCACGGCCTGTCGCCGGCAGAGCGCAAAGAGGCCAAGACCCAGCAAGCACAAGCAAATGAACAACTGGCCCTCCTCGAAAGGGGCGCAGCCAGCAATGGCTCGGATTTCTATACCTATCGCTATCTCGCGACAGAAGGATTCCTCCCAGGATATAACTTCCCTCGCCTGCCGCTCTACGCTTACGTTCCGGCCGCGGGCCAAGGTTCAAGGGCCGCTTATCTGCAGCGAGCGCGTTTTATTGCCATCTCGGAATTTGGCCCCCGCAGCCTGATCTATCACGAAGGCCGCGCTTATCGGGTTTGGAAAGCCAAGTTGCCTCCAGGAACGCGGACAGAGGACGGCAGCCGTCTCGCCACGACTGCGGTCTTTATTTGCGACGAGTGCGGGGCGTCGCACGCAAACGAAATGGAAAAGTGTCACGCCTGTGGCGGCTCGATGGTCGGCGTTCATCCGATTCGAAATGTTCTCCGTATCGATAACGTCGAGACGAAAGCCGCTGAGCGCATCACCGCGAACGATGAAGACCGTCAACGTCAGGGGTTTGAGATCCAGACTATTTTCGCGTGGTCGCAACGGGATGCAGGCTTTGACGTTGTACCAGCGATTGCCGGTGACAGCGCAGATCCTGTTGCGAGATTGAGCTATGCCCCTGGAGCCTCGATCAGCCGACTGAACAAAGGTCTCCGCCGACGGAAGGAAAAGACGATCTTCGGGTTTGGTATTGATCCTGCGACGGGCCGCTGGACCGGGAGTCCAGTCGATGATGACCCGGACGCCGATCCTGATGAACCGGTCAAACAGCGGGTCGTGCCCATCGTACAGGACCACAAAAACGCGCTCCTGCTCCGGGTCGGAGATGGACCGTTATCCGAAGGCGCGATGACGACCCTTCAGCATGCGCTTGCACGCGGCCTCGAAATCGTCTTCCAGCTTGAAGAGGGGGAAATTCAGACCGAGCCTGTCCCCTCGCGTGAGAACCGGCGAGGAATTCTGGCGTTCGAAGCGACGGAGGGCGGTGCCGGCGTGCTTGGCCGCCTCACAAGCGATCGGGATGCGCTCGCGAAGGTAGCGCGGGCAGCATTGGACCTGATGCACTACCGCAGGATTCCTCGGGCAATCGAGGCAACTGATCCCTCGCTGCTTGAAGAGGTCGATAACGCCAATTGCGTCAAAGGCTGCTATCGCTGTCTTCTGTCATACTATAACCAACCGGATCACGAGCTGATCGATCGCACCGATAAGGACGTCCTGTCAGTCGTGCTGAAGATCGCAGCAAGCGAAGTGGCAATCGCTCCATGGGCAGCGACCAGCGATGCGGCCGCGGGCGCCGGGAACGCCGAGTGGCGTGCCGCCTTCAACCGTTGGGGATTACCCACACCTGACGGCCCTCCGCTCACAGTGGATGGGATCACCTTACCGCTGACATGGCCCGCTCATCTCGCTGCTGCGTCTATTGGACCGATCGACGACAAGACGCGCATGGCTGCCGAACAGCTCGGTTACGCCGTTGCCACATTGCCCGCAGAGCCCGGCGAGCAGCCTCCAGCTGAACTCGTCGCCCTACTTGGGGCCACGACATGA
- a CDS encoding DEAD/DEAH box helicase: MSALFAPGDLVYARGREWVALPSPADETLCLRPLAGAESDVQVIHPALEREPVRPARFALPTSEEISTQEGARLLSQALRLSLRRGAGPFRSAARLSFEPRAYQLVPLLMALRLDVVRLLIADDVGIGKTIEAALILRELIDRGEADRFAILCPPHLVEQWTGELNAKFDLDAVSVTAASAARLERGLPASQTLFDAHPYTVVSLDYIKADRRRDSFARSCPALVIVDEAHACVGTHQSRHQRFELLKRLAEDKARHLILLTATPHSGDEAAFDRLLGLLDPAFSQGALESEQGRTKLARHFVQRRRIDITGRDWGEDRAFPKHDTAEQAYELTPAHKAFHDAVLDYCLGVVESAGASQNRRRLAFWGTLALMRCVGSSPAAAASALRNRLAADPDRLEGQVFDEDSDESDAVDVEPTSGLEQDGPLEALVVQAERLGKAPDPKFNAVAKLLKPLVDEGANPVIFCRFIATAEHVASALRKIFPELRIEAVTGELTSEERRERVEAMVGAEQRLLVATDCLSEGINLQNLFDTVIHYDLSWNPTRHQQREGRVDRFGQPAKLVRSVLLFSPDSAIDGAVLEVILRKAEQIRKATGVTVPLPDERGAVTGALMNAVLLRKGRSQQLSLDLGLAGDAKEMETIWRDAEEGERRSRARFAQNTIRPEEVKPEWQRWRDLLGGPDEVRRFVERAMSRLDAALDNGKNGTVRAHISALPAAVRERLSLRGLEGTVQIAFDEPAPSGAEMISRSHPLPATLAETLLESALDPSSGPLPSLGRAGVWPTPAVKTVTTVAALRLRYKLIVHGRRERMLLAEEAVMIAWDSGGNTRLLTAKEIATLLDQPASADLAEIARKRLIAKALEQTPAMLEGPITIHVRERAKALENDHARVRAAASGSPRVTVEPVLPADVIGLYVLAPAGH; this comes from the coding sequence ATGAGTGCCTTGTTCGCTCCGGGCGATCTCGTCTATGCGCGGGGAAGAGAATGGGTCGCCCTGCCCTCGCCCGCCGATGAAACTCTTTGCCTTCGCCCGCTCGCCGGCGCCGAGAGTGACGTCCAAGTCATTCATCCAGCGCTCGAGCGCGAACCCGTCCGTCCGGCACGTTTTGCGCTTCCGACCAGTGAAGAGATATCTACACAGGAGGGCGCTCGGCTGTTGTCGCAAGCGCTTCGTCTTTCGCTCAGACGAGGAGCCGGGCCGTTTCGCTCGGCCGCGAGGTTGAGCTTTGAGCCGCGCGCTTACCAACTCGTGCCGCTGCTGATGGCCTTGCGTCTCGATGTCGTACGACTGCTGATTGCCGACGATGTCGGTATTGGCAAGACAATTGAAGCGGCATTGATCCTGCGGGAACTGATCGATCGCGGAGAGGCCGATCGCTTCGCGATCTTGTGCCCACCGCATCTGGTCGAGCAGTGGACGGGCGAGCTCAACGCCAAGTTCGATCTCGACGCGGTCTCGGTGACGGCAGCCTCAGCGGCACGGCTGGAGCGTGGTCTTCCGGCGTCCCAAACCCTGTTCGATGCTCACCCTTATACCGTGGTAAGCCTTGACTACATCAAGGCGGACCGCCGTCGTGACAGTTTCGCCCGTTCCTGCCCCGCTCTCGTCATTGTCGACGAGGCCCATGCGTGTGTCGGCACGCATCAAAGCCGGCACCAGCGGTTCGAGCTGCTGAAGAGGCTTGCCGAAGACAAAGCGCGACACCTCATTCTTTTGACCGCGACGCCTCATAGCGGTGATGAGGCTGCGTTCGACCGGCTACTCGGCCTGCTCGATCCAGCGTTCAGCCAAGGCGCGCTTGAAAGCGAGCAAGGCCGCACGAAGCTCGCGCGGCATTTCGTGCAACGCCGGCGAATAGACATTACCGGACGCGATTGGGGAGAGGATCGCGCATTTCCGAAACACGACACGGCTGAGCAGGCCTACGAGCTGACGCCCGCTCACAAAGCCTTTCACGACGCTGTGCTCGACTATTGCCTTGGCGTGGTCGAGAGCGCCGGCGCCAGCCAGAACCGACGACGACTGGCGTTCTGGGGTACACTAGCTCTGATGCGATGTGTCGGCTCCTCGCCGGCAGCCGCCGCGAGTGCCTTGCGCAACCGGCTCGCCGCCGATCCTGATCGCCTGGAAGGTCAAGTCTTCGATGAAGATTCTGATGAAAGCGACGCAGTAGACGTTGAACCCACGTCCGGCCTTGAGCAGGATGGTCCGCTTGAGGCGCTGGTGGTACAAGCAGAGCGCCTAGGTAAGGCACCCGACCCCAAGTTCAATGCAGTCGCGAAGCTGCTGAAGCCGCTCGTCGATGAAGGTGCAAATCCGGTTATCTTCTGCCGCTTCATTGCGACGGCGGAGCACGTCGCTAGCGCGCTACGCAAGATCTTCCCAGAACTCCGGATCGAGGCCGTCACGGGAGAGCTTACGTCAGAGGAGCGCCGCGAGCGCGTGGAGGCAATGGTCGGAGCCGAGCAACGACTTCTCGTTGCGACAGACTGCCTTTCTGAGGGCATCAATCTTCAAAACCTGTTCGACACGGTGATCCATTACGATCTATCGTGGAACCCGACCCGCCATCAGCAGCGCGAAGGGCGCGTCGATCGCTTCGGCCAGCCCGCCAAGCTCGTGCGCTCTGTTCTTCTCTTCTCCCCCGACAGCGCGATCGATGGCGCGGTTCTCGAGGTTATCCTGCGCAAGGCGGAGCAAATCCGCAAGGCAACCGGTGTGACTGTTCCACTGCCCGACGAGCGAGGCGCGGTCACTGGGGCACTGATGAATGCCGTGTTGCTGCGCAAAGGTCGAAGCCAACAGCTGAGCCTGGACCTTGGCCTCGCTGGCGACGCGAAAGAGATGGAAACCATCTGGCGCGACGCCGAAGAAGGCGAACGGCGCTCGCGCGCACGCTTCGCGCAGAACACGATCCGACCCGAGGAGGTCAAGCCGGAGTGGCAGCGCTGGCGCGATCTGCTCGGTGGTCCCGACGAGGTCCGTCGTTTCGTGGAGCGCGCGATGAGCAGGCTCGACGCGGCGCTCGACAACGGCAAGAATGGCACCGTACGCGCGCACATTTCGGCCTTGCCGGCAGCGGTGCGGGAACGGCTTTCATTGCGCGGTCTCGAGGGCACGGTTCAGATTGCGTTTGATGAGCCTGCGCCGTCAGGCGCAGAAATGATCTCGCGTAGCCATCCGCTGCCAGCGACGCTGGCAGAGACACTGCTGGAAAGTGCGCTCGATCCAAGTTCAGGCCCACTTCCCTCTCTTGGGCGGGCCGGTGTGTGGCCAACACCGGCGGTCAAAACCGTTACAACCGTCGCCGCACTGAGATTGCGTTATAAGCTGATTGTGCACGGTCGCCGCGAGCGCATGCTTTTGGCCGAGGAAGCGGTCATGATCGCGTGGGATTCCGGCGGCAACACGAGGCTGTTAACTGCGAAAGAGATCGCGACGTTGCTCGATCAGCCCGCTAGCGCCGACCTGGCGGAGATCGCGCGAAAGCGCCTGATCGCAAAGGCCCTCGAACAAACGCCGGCCATGCTTGAGGGGCCGATTACCATCCATGTACGGGAGCGTGCAAAGGCACTTGAGAATGATCACGCGCGCGTACGCGCCGCCGCCTCTGGCAGCCCGCGTGTCACGGTCGAACCCGTCCTGCCGGCCGACGTCATAGGCCTTTACGTCCTGGCGCCAGCGGGTCACTGA
- a CDS encoding HNH endonuclease: MARKTKSTRWTRAALLDGLKQLPDRAPIAEALPGADAPLKERWIDWVSNYSRGRQKKNASARTIYNRVQQPRWIVWLAEASGINTRLIRKATNSVARHVRRQTQAKEVRRILPWSLVARHLEQIRSSREVDSSRQSPKHFVGYHNRDEQGPYLKGDTVRQGDELGFVTAKPFREDTLLNQRLWVFEGVGSPKRYHLVSSGLIKRLSPWKRPAVYRKRGRQYGKRIHYRVDLTQDAMEVTDLPWFKQLLRQQQSFRNGFNRLSDRNIIRSLEQLPRCTVTIDLTVDRTSLVADLEQIKKGVKDRTTRKALIDARLGQGQFRVAVEKLWESACGVTGCRVSAVLRASHIKPWSQSNNQERLDPENGILLAAHIDALFDQGLITFSDDGAMMISKRISVHDRKLLGLPGRLRCPPTKAQRHFLGHHRRDIFE, encoded by the coding sequence GTGGCGCGCAAAACCAAATCGACACGATGGACCCGCGCTGCATTATTAGACGGATTGAAGCAGCTACCGGACCGCGCACCAATCGCGGAGGCGCTTCCCGGAGCGGATGCACCTCTGAAGGAACGATGGATTGACTGGGTCTCGAATTACAGCAGGGGCCGGCAAAAAAAGAACGCGTCTGCACGCACCATCTACAATCGGGTGCAACAACCACGATGGATTGTGTGGCTCGCTGAAGCAAGCGGGATCAATACTCGTTTGATCCGAAAGGCGACTAACAGTGTCGCCCGTCACGTTCGCCGCCAAACGCAAGCCAAGGAGGTACGGCGTATATTGCCATGGTCGCTCGTTGCTCGCCACCTCGAACAGATAAGATCATCTCGAGAGGTGGACAGTTCCCGTCAGTCTCCAAAGCATTTCGTCGGATATCACAATCGAGACGAGCAGGGTCCTTATCTTAAGGGCGACACGGTCCGTCAAGGCGATGAACTTGGCTTTGTTACGGCCAAACCCTTCCGCGAAGATACATTACTAAATCAACGCCTCTGGGTGTTCGAAGGTGTAGGATCGCCAAAGCGATACCACTTGGTCAGTTCTGGCCTGATCAAGCGGCTGTCGCCATGGAAGCGCCCCGCAGTTTACCGTAAGCGCGGCCGTCAATACGGAAAACGAATCCACTACAGAGTGGACCTGACCCAGGATGCGATGGAGGTCACTGACCTGCCCTGGTTCAAGCAGCTTTTGCGCCAGCAGCAATCGTTCCGCAACGGTTTCAACCGCTTGTCCGACCGCAATATCATCCGTTCCCTCGAGCAGCTCCCACGGTGCACGGTGACCATCGACTTAACTGTAGACCGGACCTCACTCGTGGCAGACCTGGAGCAAATCAAGAAAGGGGTCAAGGATCGAACAACGAGGAAGGCCTTGATCGACGCCCGTCTAGGGCAGGGGCAGTTTCGTGTCGCCGTCGAGAAGCTCTGGGAAAGCGCATGCGGGGTGACGGGCTGCAGGGTTTCCGCAGTGCTCCGCGCTTCGCACATCAAGCCATGGTCTCAGTCGAACAATCAGGAACGCCTTGATCCGGAAAATGGGATTCTGCTTGCGGCACACATTGACGCCCTATTCGATCAAGGTCTCATAACTTTCTCGGATGATGGGGCCATGATGATATCCAAGCGCATCAGCGTTCACGATCGCAAGCTCCTGGGGTTACCAGGACGACTACGGTGCCCGCCCACCAAAGCGCAACGCCATTTCCTCGGTCATCACCGGCGTGATATCTTTGAATGA
- a CDS encoding bifunctional DNA primase/polymerase has protein sequence MNFADKWKLAVFPARIEGKSKKSYKSADTAEGEGAGINWGATRNLDEIRNDFADPTRQMIGIPTGARNGIFVLDVDTIEGGHTFDGFASLAMLEARHGPLPPTLMAESPSGSRHYFFKHPGFEVKTIAGTDAKGLAPGIDVKGDGGFVIAPPSIKPNGDQYRWLNAGHTIAEAPQWLRDLPVLRKSEQIKADRNLPTIVAPAGHRPSVGTHAAKVLADACEKIATTETGRNDELNKQALKVGRYVANGEIATDVAVHDLLAACGENGLLAEDGERQCLATIQSGLGAGRKDPAKTITDMFGNSADTIAAPSLAPAATTLIKSSGEFLRGFVPPDYILDGVLQRGFCYSMTAKTGTGKTAVAMCFSAHVATGRPLNGLGVSQGSVVYLAGENPTDIQMRWLGLTQEMRIDPETVPVYFLPGVVSISQNVANIEREVKDRALFPTLVVVDTAAAYFEGDNENDNVQQGNNARLLRSLTRLPGGPCVLILCHPTKRAADDDLLPRGGGAFLNEVDGNIALKANDTIVGAEAQGKFRGPAFSPLAFKLDAVREHPLLKDSKGRNIPTVIARAISDSEMASNAASQERDENRLLRTIEKHPKASLQELAGLLRLNKSKVNRLVEKLTAIKMVRREGRKLVLTQIGEKELNSLDAIVSPSFQPLLGGGRFPLPILPQKQ, from the coding sequence TTGAACTTCGCTGACAAATGGAAATTGGCTGTATTTCCGGCGCGGATCGAGGGCAAATCCAAGAAATCCTATAAGAGCGCAGACACTGCCGAAGGCGAAGGCGCTGGCATCAATTGGGGCGCGACGCGTAACTTAGATGAAATCCGCAACGATTTCGCCGACCCAACGCGCCAAATGATCGGTATTCCGACTGGCGCGCGCAATGGCATTTTCGTTCTCGATGTCGATACGATCGAAGGTGGACACACCTTCGATGGGTTCGCATCCCTTGCGATGCTGGAAGCCCGGCATGGCCCGCTACCACCCACACTGATGGCGGAAAGTCCGTCGGGATCTCGGCACTATTTTTTCAAGCATCCCGGTTTTGAAGTTAAGACTATCGCGGGTACGGATGCGAAAGGTCTCGCTCCCGGAATCGACGTCAAAGGCGACGGCGGCTTTGTCATTGCACCGCCGAGCATTAAGCCAAACGGCGACCAGTACAGATGGCTCAACGCGGGCCATACGATCGCCGAGGCGCCACAGTGGTTGCGCGATTTGCCTGTACTCAGAAAGTCGGAACAGATCAAAGCCGATCGCAACCTCCCGACGATAGTTGCACCCGCCGGGCATCGACCCTCAGTAGGGACACACGCCGCTAAGGTGCTCGCCGACGCGTGTGAAAAGATCGCCACGACCGAGACCGGCCGAAACGACGAACTCAACAAGCAGGCCTTGAAAGTCGGGCGTTACGTCGCAAACGGCGAGATCGCTACAGACGTTGCAGTCCATGATCTGCTCGCGGCTTGCGGAGAAAACGGACTGCTCGCAGAGGATGGCGAGCGTCAATGCCTGGCTACGATCCAAAGCGGGCTCGGTGCCGGCAGGAAAGATCCGGCCAAGACGATCACGGATATGTTCGGCAATAGTGCCGATACGATAGCAGCGCCTTCCTTGGCGCCCGCTGCAACGACACTGATCAAGTCTTCTGGCGAGTTCCTTCGCGGGTTCGTGCCGCCGGATTACATTTTGGACGGCGTCTTGCAGCGCGGCTTTTGCTATTCGATGACGGCAAAGACTGGCACGGGCAAAACCGCAGTCGCCATGTGCTTCAGTGCCCACGTGGCTACGGGACGCCCGCTCAATGGCCTTGGTGTGTCACAAGGCTCGGTCGTCTACCTGGCCGGTGAAAACCCGACCGATATTCAAATGCGCTGGTTGGGCCTCACGCAGGAAATGCGGATCGACCCTGAAACGGTGCCCGTCTACTTCCTCCCTGGCGTCGTATCGATTTCGCAAAACGTCGCGAACATTGAGCGGGAAGTGAAGGACAGGGCGCTCTTTCCGACCTTGGTGGTCGTCGACACTGCGGCAGCGTACTTTGAAGGCGACAATGAAAACGACAACGTCCAACAGGGAAACAATGCTCGCCTGCTTCGGTCGCTGACACGGCTTCCGGGCGGTCCATGCGTACTGATCCTGTGCCACCCCACGAAGCGAGCGGCTGATGACGATCTCTTGCCACGCGGCGGCGGTGCGTTCCTCAACGAGGTGGACGGCAATATTGCCCTGAAAGCGAACGACACCATCGTCGGCGCCGAGGCGCAGGGGAAGTTCCGCGGACCGGCGTTCTCGCCGTTGGCGTTCAAACTCGACGCCGTGAGAGAGCATCCGCTGTTGAAGGACAGCAAGGGACGCAACATCCCGACGGTGATCGCACGCGCAATCAGCGATAGTGAAATGGCGTCCAATGCTGCCAGCCAGGAACGTGACGAAAACCGCCTGTTGCGGACAATCGAAAAGCACCCGAAGGCGTCCCTTCAGGAATTGGCCGGCCTGCTCAGATTGAACAAGTCGAAGGTAAATCGGCTGGTCGAAAAACTGACCGCAATCAAAATGGTCCGACGCGAAGGCCGCAAATTGGTGTTGACGCAAATTGGCGAAAAAGAACTGAACAGCCTAGATGCGATCGTTTCACCATCGTTTCAGCCGCTTCTTGGGGGTGGGCGTTTTCCACTACCGATTTTGCCGCAAAAGCAGTGA